TATAATAAGGTTTTGAATCAATCGGCCCCGAGTTTGCCCCGAGTTCCACTAAATCATAAAAAAACGACCCTCTAACCATTACGGTTAAAGGGTTTTGAATTTGAAAGCAACTATTTTGCGTATTCTGTTGCTCTCATCTCCCGGACAACTGTCACTTTAATATGCCCTGGATATTGTAACTCGCCTTCTATTTGATCTTTGATATCTCTTGCTATCCTATGTGCTTTCAAGTCATCAATATCTTCAGGGGAAACGATTACTCTAATTTCTCTACCTGCTTGTATAGCAAAGGCTTTTTCTACGCCTTGATAACCTTCTGATATTTCTTCTAATCTTTCTAAACGTTTCACATAGTTTTCTAACGTTTCACGTCTAGCTCCTGGTCTTGCAGCACTTAATGCATCTGCTGCAGCTACCAATATAGAAATAACTGATGTTGGATCTACATCCCCATGATGTGAGTGTATTGCATTTATGACTGTATCATGTTCATGATATTTCTTTGCAAGTTCTACCCCTATTTCAACATGGCTACCTTCAACTTCGTGATCAATAGCTTTACCAATATCATGTAATAAACCTGCGCGTTTTGCTAAAGTGACGTCTTCACCTAGTTCAGCTGCTAACATTCCTGAAAGTTGTGCAACTTCAATAGAGTGTTTCAGTACACTTTGCCCATAACTTGTACGATATTTCATGCGTCCTAAAATTTTAACCAATTCTGGATGTAAGTTATGAATACCTAATTCAAAGGTAGCTTGTTCGCCTGATTCTCTCATCAGTTCATCTACTTCTCTTCTTGCTTTTTCAACCATATCTTCAATTCTACCTGGATGAATACGTCCATCAGATACTAAATTAGTTAAAGCTGTCTTAGCGATTTCTCTACGAATTGGATCAAATCCAGATAAAATAACTGCTTCTGGTGTATCATCTATAATTAAATCTACGCCTGTCAATGTTTCTAAAGTACGTATATTTCGACCTTCACGACCTATAATACGACCTTTCATTTCATCGTTAGGGAGATTAACAACTGATACCGTTGACTCAGAAGTATGATCTGCAGCTAATCTTTGAACAGTAATAGCTAACAGTTCTTTTGCTTTCTTATCTACATTTGTTTTTAGTTCACGTTCTTTTTCTTTTACAAGTACAGCAATATCATGTGACAGTTCTTCTTCAACTTGTGAAAATTGCTCTTTACGAGCCTCATCACGTGTTAGTCCGGAGATGCGTTCTAGTTCTTGCTCATGTTTCGTTATTATGTCTTGAACATTACTCTCTTTTGCATCTACCTGTTGTTGTCGCTCTTCAATTTTAGCTTCTTTGTTTTCTAGAATTTCATCTTTTTTGTCTAAAAGATCAGATTTGCGCTCTAAGTTCTCTTCTTTTTGAAGTAATCTTGCTTCTTGCTTTTGTAGGTCACTTCTTCTCTCTCGAATTTCACTATCAAGATGATCTCTAATTTGTTGATTTTCTTCTTTCGCTTCAATCAACTTTTCTTTCTTTAGGCTCTCAGCTTCTTTATTAGCCTCACTTATTATATAGTGAGCAGACTGACGGGCTTGATCTTGCTTTTTAGTTAAGCTATTATGTGCGAAAAAGTATCCTACAACAACACCTAGAATAACTCCTAGCAAAATGAGTAAGAGGGTTAATAAGTCCACATAAACACCTCCTTCTATCTAGGTTATACGTCTTATATATACAAAAATATGATTAAATGGAACAATGGAATCATACAACTCAATTGTACGTTTAAATTTGTACAAGTGTCAAGAACATCAACTTTATTTTTATTACTCTTTCATAAAAAAACATTCTATCAATCAACTTTAAAAAAGTGATTAATAGAATGTTTCAATTTATAGAGATTTACAATTTAATCTAATAAAGTTTCTTGCTCTTTATCTGACTTATCTGCTTTGTCATCTTTTTTAGATTTATCGTCTTTTTTAGCTTCTTCTTTCTTTTTACCGTTGAAGCCTAATTTGTCTCTTAAAATACCATCAATTTCTTCAGTAATTTTTGGATTTTCTTTTAGATACGTTTTAACATTTTCTTTACCTTGACCCATACGCTCACCATTGTATGAATACCAAGCACCAGATTTATCGACAATATCAAACTCAACGGCTAAGTCGATTAATTCCCCTTCACGTGAAATACCTTCACCATACATGATATCTACTTCTGCAATTCTAAATGGAGGTGCAACTTTATTTTTAACAACTTTAATTTTAGTGCGGTTACCTACTATTTCTTGTCCTTGTTTCAATTGTTCAGCACGACGTACTTCTAAACGAACAGAACTATAGAATTTAAGTGCACGTCCACCTGGTGTTATTTCAGGATTACCAAACATTACGCCAACTTTTTCACGAATTTGGTTAATAAATACAGCAGTTGTATTAGATTTAGAAATAGCTGCTGATAATTTACGTAAAGCTTGACTCATTAATCTTGCTTGTAAACCAACATGAGTATCTCCCATTTCACCTTCAATTTCAGCTTTAGGTGTTAATGCAGCAACTGAGTCGATGATTACGATATCTACAGCACCACTACGTACAAAAGCTTCAGCGATTTCTAATCCTTGCTCTCCGTGGTCTGGCTGTGATAAGTATAGGTTATCAATATCTACACCTAAGTTCTTGGCATAAACAGGATCTAATGCGTGTTCTGCATCAATGAAAGCAGCTAAACCCCCTTGTCGTTGTACTTCAGCAATAGCATGTAATGCTACAGTTGTTTTACCAGAACTTTCTGGTCCGTAAATTTCTATAATACGTCCATTAGGATATCCACCAACACCTAATGCTTTATCAAGTGTGATAGAACCACTTGAAACTGCAGATACTTCTCTACTTGTATTATCCCCTAGCTTCATTACTGCCCCTTTACCAAAGGATTTTTCCATATTCTTTATTACTGTATCGAGTGCTTTCTGACGGTCGTTCACGCGATAACCTCCTATATATATAAAATGAATTTACTTGTTTAATTAGCTATTATTACTATATATGTTTTCATGCTAAATTGCAAGTATAAAGCGAATATTTGTTCGTGTTTTTACACGCATTTTTTCAATATATGCGAACATAGGTACCGATTTTATTAAATTATGAATCCTGTCGTAAAAGATTTAAATATTCAATAAGGGCTATATTACTTATTCTATCGCGTTTTCCAGCATATGATTGACTTAAAGACGAAATAAATATTTTACTTTTTTGCATATGTGATATATAAACTGTAGATCCTTTATCATTCTGTGATAGAACAATGATACTATCAACTTCAAATGCCTCTTTTAACTTGTTTGCTATTTCTTCAGTTGAGTCTTGTTCAGAAATATTAAGCACACGATCAGACCAATCATTTTTAATGATGTATGCTTTTAAGTATGCTTTATGATGTTCACTCAGTTTAAATCTTGAATACAAAATACCATCAGTAATTTCATCATATATGACAAATGATTGATTTAATTCATTGAATACAGCTTCCTCAATCGTTAAATCATCACTCCCATAATAATATTCACCAATTCTATTTAAGATTTCTGTTTTTACTGGCTTTATTAACTCAATCGCTTGTTGCTTCGTATTTGCATTTGCAGTAATTCGTAAAGACACCTCATGTTGACCTGCTAGTGGCGCTATCGTAGGATTTGTTTGTTGATCAATTAAATCCATCAATTCTGTTTCTAAACTCGATTCACCAATACCAACAAATTTTAATGATTCAGAGAAGATAACACGTTCCTCATTTAAGAAATATGGTACAAGATATTGATTAACCATAGGCTGAAGTTCTTTAGGAGGACCTGGTAACAATACAACTTTTTTATCGTCAACCTCTAAATACATACCTGGTGCCATACCAAAATCATTATTTAATACCTCACTACCTTCGATTACAAGCGCTTGTTGTCTATTATTAGGCGTCATAGTTCGATTTTCTCTTTTAAAATATTGCTCTATATGATCCATAGCTTGTTTATTCGTTTCAAGACCTTTATTCAGCACTTGAGCAACAGTTTGTTTCGTTAAATCATCTTTAGTTGGACCTAAACCACCAGTGAGAATGACAACATCATGGTTTGCCAATTCTTCTTTAAAAGTTTTTTCTAATCTTGCAGGATTATCGCCAACTGCAACATGCCTCATAACACTTGCACCAAGTCCATTTAAAACTTTAGAAATAAATTGGGCGTTCGTATTCGCAATTTGTCCTAATAAAATTTCAGTACCAACGCTTAAAATGCTCACTTTCATAAATATACCTCCTACAGAAAAACCTACAAACTCAATGTTGTAGGTTAAATGTTAATATTATTTTGATCCTTTAAATACATCTCTACCGTTATAAAAATACTCTATTCCAGATAGAATTGTAAAGAATGTAGCAATATACATTAGCCATTGCCCTAAATCAATTTGCCATAAAGTAGAGAAAGGTTCTTGTAGTAAAATAAAGACAATTGCGACCATTGTAACAGCTGTTTTAATTTTACCTAATTGACCTGCCGCACTTACAAAACCTTGTTCTATTTGCAACAATCTCAAACCAGTTACAGCAAACTCTCTCGCTATAATGATGATTGCGATAACAGAAGATACTTTATCAAGTTCTACTAATGCAATTAATGCACTAGCTACTAGTAATTTATCCGCTAATGGGTCTAAAAATTTTCCCATATTTGTTACAAGTTCCCATTTTCTAGCTAAGTAGCCATCTAACCAATCTGTAACAGATGCTAAAATAAAGATAATGCCAGCTATAAATTGTTCAACACGCATTTCTTGTCCGAACAAAAAGCTCATTTGTCCCATGTTAAAATCAACAAGTAAAAATAATACAAAAACAGGTATTAAAATAACGCGTAATACCGTTAACTGATTAGGAATATTCATATACTTTCTCCTTCTTTTCATACAAGCACATAATAATACTATTATAAATCAATCGCTTATATAATTAAATGATAATTATTAATAATATCCAACCAATAAGGCACAACCCGAAGAATGTGACCATTTGAGTGATGAGCTTAGCAACCATTTTATTCTCAGAGATTTCCGTTTGACTTCGTTTCTCTTGTGTTAATAAACGAAAAGCTTCTTTAGCAGAAGGTGGTGTTTTAGGCAATTCACTTTGGTGTTTATCGATTAATTCTGCAGGACTCACATTAATTGCTGATGCATATTTAGTAATAAAACCTCTTGTATAATCAGGGTTTGGTAAATTTTCAAAATCATTTTTTTCAATCATCACTAAAAATGGTCTTTGTATTTTTGTCTTTTCTTCTAGTTCAACTAATGTCATACCTAACTGTTCTCTTTTATTTCTTAATGTTTCCCCAATATATTTCAAAATATATTCACCTCAAACAATTTATTCAAAGAAACCAAATCCATCTCCAAATGCCATGTTGTCATTTGTAAACAAATCATTTTTATTTAATTGTTCATATGTAATCTCTTGATCTTCAGTTTCTCTTAATTCAATAATATAATCAAAATCTTCAAGACTGTATTCAGAGCGTTGTACAAATAAGTCAGGATGTTCTACGACTTTAATTGTTGGCAAGCTCATAACTTCTCGAACTAATTGTTTATGCTTTTCATCAGTTTGCTTAGATGTTACAGCACCATCAATAATATAGACATTCTCATCTCCATATTCACCTTTTAGTAGCGAACTTCTTACAGTTTGTTTAATAAGTGTCGAACTGATAAATAGCCATTTTTTATGAGCACACACACTAGCTGCTACTACTGACTCTGTTTTACCAACTCTTGGCATACCACGTACACCAATTAATTTATGACGATTTTCTTTAAATAATTCTGCCATGAAATCAACTAATAAACCTAAATCATTTCTTTCAAATCTAAACGTCTTTTTATCATCAACATCACGTTTAATATACCGACCGTGCCTAACTGCTAATCTATCTCTTAACCCAGGTGTACGCAGTTTCTTTATGGTAATATCATCAATTTCTTTCACGATATTTTCGAAGCGTTTAACTTTGTTCATATCATCTGTCTTAATGAGCAAACCTCTACGACCTTGATCCACACCATTAATTGTAATGATATTAATACCTAAAATACCTAATAGACTAGATATATCCCCTAACAAACCTGCTCTATTAACTTGTATATCATATTCTAAGTACCATTCTCTTTTAATAACTTCTTCCATAATATCCACCCCAATATTAAATGTACCATCCTCCGTTAACACGAAGAACTTGGCCTGTTATGCTTTGAGAAAGTGGTTTTAGTAAATAAGCTACTGTCCCACCAATCTCTTCTGTCGTAACAAATCGACCTTGTGGTATTTCTTCTTTTAATTGCGTTTGTGTAACTGCATCAAGTTCATCTGTCATTTTACCATGAACAACGCCTGGACTTATAGCATTAACTGTAATGGATGTTAATGCCAATTCTTTTGCTAATGACTTAACAAAGCCTATTTGTGCTGCTTTCATAGTCGAATATATCGTTTCATAACTTGCACCTGTTTCTCCCCATATAGAAGATACAACAATAATTCTGCCATGCTCACTTTTTCGCAATCTATCTACAAATAATTGTACTACCTTAATTAAAGAAAAGACATTTATATTGTATTGTGCATCAATTTCTTTATCAGAAAAATCTTGAATCGCACCGAATGAAGATTGACCAGCCACATAAATTAAATGATCAATATTCCCAACAGAATCCAGACTATTTATATCGTGTCTTTTTGTTAAATCAAATTGCAGAAAACTGACGGGTTGACCTTCATATCTTTGTTTAAGTAAAGTTAAGTCTGACTTATTATAATGCAATATGACTTCGTTACCGAGTGATAAACATTCATCCACTATTGAAAGCCCGATATCTCCGCTTCCACCTAGTATAAGTGTTCTAGCCATTTTGTTTCACCAAACGACTTTCAACAGTATGATTAAAATCAATTAATGATTTTAATGTTTGTTGTACACTATCTACGGTTATGGATTCTAAAATATCAACAAGTTCAAACAATTCAACACCTTCAAAATAAAACTTCGTATATTGATTTGCAATATATTCAGGTGAATTCAAACTCGAAATAATTTCTCCTAATGTTTGTTTTCTAACTCTTTCTAACTCATCATAATTAAATCCTTCATGAATATGTTGTTTCAGTTCATTAAATATCGCTTCTTTAAATGTTTCATGATGATTAGTTGTAACTGCAAGAATTAAATAACTATAAGTCATCTCATTAGCAAATTGATATCCGAAAGTATCGTCGATTACATCTTCTTCAAGAAGTGTTTGATAAAAGTCTGTTTGCTCTCCAAGCATTAAATCTAATGCAATCATCATTTCCATATCATTTTTAACTCTCATTTTATCTGAAATTGTGTTAGGTTCAAATTTAAATGCAATCATAGACTTTTCTTGTACAATATCCATCTTTGTTTCAACGTAAGAACGATGCACTGATGTTGGTTCATCAATAAGTTGTCTCTTAATAGGTGGCATTTCTTTCATGTTTCTTTTAGCTTCATGCTCACGTACTAATTCAATCGTATCTTCTGGTGTCACATCACCAACAATGATTAATACCATATTAGCGGGATGATAAAATGTTTCATAAGATAAATATAAATCTTCAGCTGTAATGTTATAAATGCTATCCACCGAACCTGCGATATCTACTTGTACCGGATGATTATGATATAACGCGCCTAATGTTTGAAACATCAGTTTGTAATTTGGTTGTTCTTGGTACATTTTTATTTCTTCAGCTATAATCCCTTTTTCTTTTTCCACCGTCTTCTCAGTGAAATATGGACTTTCTATCATATTAAGCAGTCGTAAAATATTGTCATTCACATTCCCTGTTGCACTGAATAAATAACTTGTTCTATCAAAAGTTGTAAAAGCATTAACTTGTGCATCATTTTCAGCAAAACTCGTAAACACATCGCCTTCTTCTTTTTCAAAAAGTTTGTGCTCTAAAAAATGTGCTACGCCGTCTGGAACAGTTACATAATTGTCTTTACCATGTGGTTTAAATGTATGGTCTAATGAACCAAAGTTAGTTGTATAAGTAACATATGTTTTAGAAAATCCTGCTTTAGGTATAACAACCACTTTTAAGCCATTATCTAAAGTTTCTTCAAATACTGTTTCATCAATCTGTTCATAATATTGATTACTCATGATTTTCACCTTCAGTCAGTATATATATAGTATCCAATTGTCCAAGTCGTGCAATATTCTTAATATCGTCCATAGTAATGGATTCTATTTCCTTTATCCAATCATCGTAATTATATACGGATTGATAACGTGCATGTGTATGTAATAAATCAATCATTTGTCGCTGCTTATCAAACATTTCTCTCGCATTAGATGTCAGTACTTTTTTGGCTAACACTAATTTTTGTTCATCAAAGTTTCCGTCTTCTAAATCTTTATATATCGTTAATATTGTATCTTGAGCTTGTTGTACTTTATCTTTAGCAATGCCACCTACAATATATAAAAAACCATTTCTTGGATCAATTTGAGAATGAATCGAATAAGCTAAACTTTGTTTTTCTCTTACTTCACTAAATAAAATTGAAGAAGCATCTCCACCAAATAGCATATTCAATACTAAGAATGAATAATACTCTTTAGAATGGAATGTAATAGGAAATCTATAACCTATACTTAATTTAGCTTGATCAATTTTAGTGTAGTCTACTATTTCTTTTACTTTTTCTATATTTTTAAAAGATGAAGATTCAATTTCTAGATGACTATTATATTCAAAGTTAAAGTACTCATTGCATAAGTTTTTAACTTCATCTAAATTAACATTTCCTATTATATATGTGGAAATCGCATTTCCATGAAGTAAATCATGATATGTATCGACTAATGTTTCTGGCGTCACTTGTTCAATATCTTCTAAACGACCAGAAGCTAAATATTTATATGGTTCATCTTCAAACATATGGTTCATGAACTGAATAAATGCACGTTGAGATTTATTATCTTCTATAGCTGTTAATTTTTTATGTAAAAGTGATTTTTCTTGTTTCGTAAATTTTTCATTAAACTTATCATTTTCAATTAAAGGATTAAATATCACTTCGTGTAACAATTGAATCGCTTTTTCAAATAGTGGTAATTCACTTTTTAAATATTTTTCATTCACAATTTCAATCCCAATTGTCATAATGTGGTTATTAGCTTGCTTGTTCACATAACTAAATAAATGCGCACCATATAAATCAGCGAGTAAATTATTCATTTCTCTATCTGATTGATACTTTTTGGTCACTCTTGTTATTAACTTACTTAAAATTGACCTAGATGTAATCGTAGCACTATTTAACGGTGCCACAAATTTAAAAACAATTGTAGTTGTTTTAAATTTGTTTGTTGGTATTACATAAACGTCGTTTGATGCTAATTGTATATGTTCTGTCGTAATCATCTTGGACCCCTCTCTTATATGTATATAGAGAAACAAAGCAACATTTGTTACTTTGTTTCTCTCAATATATTTATTATATCCTATTTCTTTTAATTCGAAACTTTACAAGACTACTTTTGAAATAATTTAAAGAATAAAGTACAGGCGTACCATGTTCATTATAATGAATTTGCGTTAATAACATCATCGCATCGTCCGGATCAGAATTAAGTATTTCACTAATATATGGCTCATAGCTAATAGATTCCATAGAAGTGTTTGCATGTGTTATTTTAAATTCTACTTTACTCTCTATTGCAGATAATATTGACGAATTTGAACGATAATCACTACATGCAAATAAATCAGTCGCAATTTTGTCCAAACAATATACGACAGGTTCTCCATCTGCAGTTCTTAGTCTTTCAATTACAGATATTAATGAATCTTTTTCTAAATTAAGAACTTCTATATCTTTAGATGTTGCCACTTCTTCATCCAAACTGATAAATTCAGTGCCCGCAACTTCTCCATTTTTTTCTATCATGTTAGTAATACTCACTAATTCATCTAAAGGATAATAGTATGGTTGTTTAGGTTTAACAACCGTTACGCCTCCAGATTTTTGAGATAAAATTTGCTCAGTTACAAGTTCATGTATAGCATTTTCAATCTCATTATAATTTATGTTCAACATTTTTTTGATTTCGAACTCATTAGGAATCGTATCACCAGGATTAAGTTCACCTGATTGAATTTGATCTAATATCCAGTTCTTCACAAAATTTGTAGTTGCATTTGTAGACATAATATCCCCCTATTCGTCTTGATAAATATCAACCAATACTTGTCTAGGTTTACTACCTGACTGAGGTCCAATAACACCATTACTTTCCAAGTCATCCATTAACCTAGATGCCCTATTATAACCTATTCTAAATCTTCTTTGTAACAAACTCGCACTTGCTTTTTGTTCTTCGACAATAAATAAATATGCTTCATTATACAATGCATCTTCACTTTCCATTTCGCTCGCTTCAGTAGGTTCATCAGGTTCCATTTCTTTAATGTAGTTGACAGTTTGTTCTCCAATTACGTGTTGAACGACTGTTTCTACTTCACCATCAGAAAGGAATGCACCTTGAATTCTCGTTGGTTTAGAAGAATCTCTTGATAAAAATAACATATCACCTCTACCAAGTAGTTTTTCAGCTCCACCACCATCTAAAATCGTTCTAGAATCTGTAGCAGAACTTACTGCAAATGCAATTCTGGATGGTATATTCGCTTTAATACTACCCGTAATAACATCGACTGAAGGTCTCTGTGTTGCAATAATTAAATGTATACCTGCCGCTCTAGCTAACTGTGCAATTCTCATAATTGAAGATTCCACATCTTTACCAGCAACCATCATTAAATCTGCAAGTTCATCAACAATAACGACGATATACGGTAATTGTGCTTGCTTTTCTTCCATTTCTTGATTCGTACGTTCAATAAATTGGTTATATCCTTCAATATTTCTTGCACCAACATGTTGGAATAAGTCATATCTTTTTTCCATCTCTGATACTACTTTTTGTAATGCTTGATTCGCCTTTTGTGGATTGGTCACAACTGGCGTTAATAAATGTGGCACACCATTATATACATTTAATTCAACCATTTTAGGATCAATAAGCATAAGCTTCACTTCATGCGGTTTCGCATTCATTAAAATACTCGTAATAATTCCGTTAATACAAACTGATTTACCACTACCCGTTGCACCGGCTACAAGTAAATGTGGCAATTTATTTAATTCTGCAGTGATAGGTTCACCAGAGATATCTCTACCTAACGCAACTTCCAGTTTGTTTTTTGTAGGTTTAGCTTCACTTAATACTTCTTTTAAAGTAACCGTAGAAATATGCTCATTCGGTACTTCAATACCTACCGCTGATTTACCAGGGATAGGAGCTTCTATTCTGATATCTTTAGCTGCTAAATTAAGCGCGATATCATTGCTTAAATTCACAATTTTATTAACTTTTACACCTTGTGCTGGTTGAACTTCGTATTGTGTTACAGCTGGGCCAATTCTAATTTGAGTCACTTTAGCATCTACATTAAAGTTTTTTAAAGTTGCTTCTAATAACTTACCTTTTTCTTGAACCGTTTTTTTAGAAACAGACTGAGATTGTGGTGGGTCATTTAAGATATCTATTGATGGTAATTTATAATTTAAATTCTCAGTTTCATCAATTGTAGACTCATTGATCTCATTTTCTACTGTTTCAGTATTTTGTGTTGATTGTGTTGGTTGTTGTTTTCTTTTAGCTGCTAATTTTTCTTGTGATTCAAAAATTGGTATCTCTTCATTTACCGATTCTGTTTCAACATTTGAAACTTCCTTCGCAGGTTCTATTTCTTTTAAATGTGACACATCTTTTGGTTGTTCTTTTGGCGCTTCTTTTTGTTGTTCTTTTTGACGTTGTTCTTTTTCTAGCTGTTTTGTTCTTGCTTTTTCTTCACGTTTCTTTTCTATATGCGTCATTTTAGATTTCGTCTTGCTCTGTGCAACATCGAAAGCTGATTTTGTAATATCACGATGTCTCTTTTTCAAAATTAAAATCACACTAGAAAACAATATAAGCAATGTTAATAAACTGTAACCGAAGACAGATATTAGTTTGCTGATGATGTTAAAAGCATAGTAACCTATGTATCCTCCACCATTAAAGTAAAATGCATTTCTTTCTAAACTAGAATATGTTTCACTTATAGTCGTTTTAAATGTATCAAAAGATTTATCTTTAA
This portion of the Mammaliicoccus vitulinus genome encodes:
- a CDS encoding DNA translocase FtsK encodes the protein MVQKKKPATRKTKTTRGKKKQKDHTLKYVIQVIVLFLLVLGVFQLGFIGLMIDSFFHFIFGYAKYFTYILIAIISMLITVNGKLKFTRRINGLFIFQVALLFVMQFILYFKDKSFDTFKTTISETYSSLERNAFYFNGGGYIGYYAFNIISKLISVFGYSLLTLLILFSSVILILKKRHRDITKSAFDVAQSKTKSKMTHIEKKREEKARTKQLEKEQRQKEQQKEAPKEQPKDVSHLKEIEPAKEVSNVETESVNEEIPIFESQEKLAAKRKQQPTQSTQNTETVENEINESTIDETENLNYKLPSIDILNDPPQSQSVSKKTVQEKGKLLEATLKNFNVDAKVTQIRIGPAVTQYEVQPAQGVKVNKIVNLSNDIALNLAAKDIRIEAPIPGKSAVGIEVPNEHISTVTLKEVLSEAKPTKNKLEVALGRDISGEPITAELNKLPHLLVAGATGSGKSVCINGIITSILMNAKPHEVKLMLIDPKMVELNVYNGVPHLLTPVVTNPQKANQALQKVVSEMEKRYDLFQHVGARNIEGYNQFIERTNQEMEEKQAQLPYIVVIVDELADLMMVAGKDVESSIMRIAQLARAAGIHLIIATQRPSVDVITGSIKANIPSRIAFAVSSATDSRTILDGGGAEKLLGRGDMLFLSRDSSKPTRIQGAFLSDGEVETVVQHVIGEQTVNYIKEMEPDEPTEASEMESEDALYNEAYLFIVEEQKASASLLQRRFRIGYNRASRLMDDLESNGVIGPQSGSKPRQVLVDIYQDE
- a CDS encoding GntR family transcriptional regulator, which codes for MSTNATTNFVKNWILDQIQSGELNPGDTIPNEFEIKKMLNINYNEIENAIHELVTEQILSQKSGGVTVVKPKQPYYYPLDELVSITNMIEKNGEVAGTEFISLDEEVATSKDIEVLNLEKDSLISVIERLRTADGEPVVYCLDKIATDLFACSDYRSNSSILSAIESKVEFKITHANTSMESISYEPYISEILNSDPDDAMMLLTQIHYNEHGTPVLYSLNYFKSSLVKFRIKRNRI